The genomic stretch TCCACCCTGATTCCTCAATTTCTCAGTTTTTCAAAGGTTTGCATGCTTGAGAGGATGCAAtgcattttattattataaaattattttattattataaaattattattattaaaattattattattatccttgaGAAGCCTGCATCCCAGGCATCACCTTATCATCAGGCATCACCAAGCCTGCCTCAGAACATTCAGATTGTTGGCCATCTCTATCCTGACAAACCTAGCAGAAGTAGAAATAGACAGTGCTGTGTCTCCAGTAGGGTAAAGCAGGAATACTAGGCAAGAGGCATTTTCTAGTATAGGACCAACCACCTCTCTCCAATTCAATCACCAGAACTTTTGTTTGAGGAGGATGAGGGAGGTGGAAATCTTTACAAAACAGTCAGAACACAAATGCAGATCACTGTGCATGTTTAGAGTGATTTAACTGTATTACTTATCAAATAAATGGAATCAAATCACATAGCATCAAACAAGTAAGTGGGAGAACTTCTAAGTCAGCGATACCCCTAATTGCGACAGACTTACCTTGCTGCATGTGCAATTACTTTGTTATACAGGATGATGGCAGGAAAGTAATATACCAAGAAATATATAATTCAGATATAAAACTAGCAGGATTAGTATATATCAAGGAAAGGCACTCCTTGTATCTTTATTTGGCTTTACAAAACTCCACCAGTGTCAATATCAAAGAACTTTATTTTTCAATAAGTTCTGTTCCATGGAGTGTAGCTTTTCTCCTCCATTGTTCACATTCCAAAGAACTATGTTGCATACCATACCAAAGCCGGgcaacagcgggggggggggggttaaattcacagcaaattaaatatatatatagctaAACATGGCTACTGGGTGTACAGTGCAGTACATCCAGTCTGCATCCAGTCTGCATCCAGTCTGAATTCTGTGATACTAGCTGAAGAACAGGGCCAGACTATTCCTGTCTTTTGAGATTTGAGATGAGGTATACAATCAGAGTTGTTCCCTTCCCATCATATTTCACAAGCCTTCTTCAAATACATTATATCATCAGGATGGTGCTATGAAGGGCGGTTTGAAAGGGTTTACAGAGAATGGGCTTTTATGAGGAATTGCCACATTCAACCAACTTGCGGAAACTCTTCCGGAAAGAGTCATCTAAAAAGGCGTAAAGGAATGGGTTCAGGCAACTGTTAGCATAGCTCAGTGTTGTAATGAAAtaggagatcccaattatcagaGGCGTTTGTGGGATGTCTGTGGTGAGGGCTATTACGGTGCTGAGATGATAGGGGGTCCAGCAGAAGAGGCACACACCCAAAATGATCAGTACCATTATTGTCACTTTCTTCTTAGCTTTGTCCAAGGCTTTAGCATTGCTGTGGAGGTGCATACGCCTGAGCTTGTAGAGCATGGCGCTGTACAGGATGCAAATGGTGGACACTGGGATGGCAAAACCCAAGATCAGGGTATAGAGACGGCTTACTTTCCACCAGAAGCTctctgggctgggaaagacaaAGACACACTGGGTTCGTCCCGCTTCAGTGTGTATCTTGGCAAAGATACTGAATGGCAAGATGATGATTGtgacaaaaaaccaaacacagagaCTCACCGTCTTGGCTGCCCGATAGGTGCGGTAGGAGATTTTCTTCGATTTGATGGTAGCCACTACCACCAGATACCGATCAATGCTCATGACTGTTAAAAAGTAAATGCTTGAAAAAGTGTTGTACTGGTCTATGGAGATGATCAGTTTGCACATGAATTCTCCAAAGGGCCACTGAAGCAGCAGGTAGTCCGCTATGTTGATGGGAAGGACCAAGGTCAGTAGCTCATCAGCAATGGCCAGATTTAGGATGAAAATGTTGGTCACTGTCTTCATTTTTGGAGCTTTTAGGATGACATAAATGACTGCAGAGTTTCCGGTGAGTCCTACAGCAGAGATCACCGAGTAGATGATTGGCACAGCAATGTAAAACCTGGGGATTGGTTGTGGGACTGATAAGTTATGCCAATGGTGTCCTGTTTGGGGGCAAGTCACATCCACATCAATGCAGGAGTCATTGGGATCAGGATGGGCAGAAAGATTATTCATTGTCCAGAATGAGAAAGATTAGTTTCCTCTGGTGAATGATATTTAGTTCAGGTGAGTCTAGTAGTTATAGactttcagggggaaaaaaatctcataaATAAGAACAATCCACATGAAATATATTGAGCCAGAGATTTTTTCCACATTCCTCATTCTTGATGATATCTTGGGAGAAGCGGATTCAGGTAAGTTACCTTTTCTAGGCTAGCACTTTCTTTTCTATTTGCTTCCATCTATAATACAATCCTTGTATTCAATAGTTCTTCATCATGTgtcctttcccccctcttttccttgcaCCTTACACCTCTTCTCCAGATTTCCTACAGAAAAAAGTATAAACACAAAGAAATGTTTCAAAATGCCCGTGgcttttttgagatgcaagacAGCATTGTCATGAAGTACACCAAATAATCATACAGTAGTTAAGCCCAAGATTGGCTCTTATCGTATCATTTGTACCAATTCTGTCTTCCCCTATTGCTTCTGGATGAACCTGCTGCACACATTTTTTTTGGCAAAATAATAAACATATAGAAAGCATGGCTCTCAGAGTGAAGAATCCTAAATTAGGCTAATCAGtctgcacacagagagagatgaTGTCTCTTTTTTTCTCATTCACTCACAGACATCCCCCTCCAAAACATTCACTCACTTTGTCACAGGCATTGCAGCTTAAATTATTAGTTAATATCTAGCTTCCTTCCATTCCCCTTACCTTGCTAACCCAAGGCTTGTTCTTTTCCACATCCTTCTCTGCAGTTACTCTGCTCTGGAGTTTCAACAGCAAGAGGAGAATCCCAAATGAAGTGTCGTGGTGCTGAAATGCTGGACAGCTCCCCAGCAGCTGCATCCCTGAATACTTCCTGCATCCCTGAGTTCTGAATAGTGCTGTCTGAATCCCATACTCACTCGCCCCTTGGCTGAATAACCGAGCACCGGTGCTGCCTCAGTATGTCAGATCTACAGTTTCCGCAGCTGGCCAACCCACACAATCACAGATTTGTATCCCTCCTCATTACAGACTTATTTCTCATGAAGTTGCAAACACCTTTGTGTAATAGTGGCTGGTAGGGATTTCATCTTCTATTCTACGACTTCATTCTGTGCCTGATTGTGGAGAATGCTCAGTGTGCTTAAATGATCAGTTGCAAatatataacaaaaaaaaaaatgcccacctTTTTCTGATATGAAATTACTGTCAGCCTACTGTATTTAATTAGATTGCCCAGAGCCTTGTCTTCCTGAAAGAGAACAAGAGAACATAATTATTATAAATACTAAGTTGTCTCTATACTGCTGATTTTATTAAACTCTATCATGTCAGTCCCCCATCTGATTGTTTAGATCACTGAAAAAACTTCCAATTCCTTTAGCTATCCTAGAGAAACTACTCTAATCCACTGGTGATTTGGATTGTCCTTTTCTATATCAATCTACCTCATGTTTGTGTGTCCAGCCCCCTTCTGCTTCCCTATTGGGAGAACAGCCACATCATAAGAATTTGGAAATGACACTTcagactgggatgtactcacacACTTTGCTCCAGTCTCTCACTTTTGTTGCTTTTGTATTTGGAGAAATGGGGGTCCACAACAACAAAGAGAGCTGTTGTAACCTTGGAAGGGTGAGCTGGTCAGACTCCTGCCtgaagcataataataataataataataacaataataataataataataataacaataataataatacaggtatttatataccacctttcttggtcgtcagatttctcctcagactttaattcaaggtggtttacataggcaggctgttctaaatccccgtagggatttttacagttgaagaaaggtgctatctttcaagaaccacaacatttcaggtgtatctttctgatctggtatcacattctggcctccagtttcctcccatgcaagctgacaagcagctccttcatctctcacatggagagtagccaagatgcttctttgctcacaccaaagagcaggtggaatactttggtttgtcagctgcttcaaggtctcgccattcacggtgccggtggcctcgaactggcaaccttcagatgttatcttcaggcaaatggaggctttaccctctagaccagacctcctgctttaaCCCCTTTCTTCATTCCCCAATGGCCTCTTGCTgaatccccccttcccctctgaagCTTGCCTTCTGTCTCCTTTTTTCACCTGTGGTCACCTCTGGTCTTTCACTCctctcttcttttcttcttctctgtcttCCCCATTATTTCCCTTCTCACTGCTCTTGtcattcctccctcttccaccaTCCTCCTCATTCACCTCTGTGCCTTCCTCTCCTGCATGTGGAATTTTCACTGCTGCAAAATTCCCTTCTTTTGGAGCAGGAGTGGGCAATTTTTCAAGtttagggatcttggacctttaacaattgtgtgggagagagattcagcaggtgcagcttgttgtctATGaaatgcacctgctgaaattccctcttctgtacaaatgttaaaggtccaggatccctaaaattgaaagctTGCCCACTCCTGCTCTGGAGACTTCTACTGTAGATCAAGTTCCCAGAACCTAATTTTGAGAGTAAAGGGTTGGATGATTAAGGTCAAGTTTCAGTTTCTATGCAGTTTGTTAAACACATGTATATCctcctagtgcagtgtttctcagcatttatCCTCCTCTGCACCACTttacatgatccacctatttgaagtaccactggaagtagctggtgatgacattaacgccagttacttctgggttgagaggccaaatgtgatgtgacaaataccaataagaggcttagggtggacaggagggctttttagagtgtgtAAAAAGCATGTGTTGgagcccactgagccaagcctcctaccaatgGCCGCCAATGTCATGGCtcttgtcttgctgccaggtagcaGATGTCCAAGTGTCCCACAAGTAtgaccggacaccacctcaagtaccactggtggtatccataccactggttgagaaacactgtcctagtgcATTCATTCCCAACCTGGGAATCATGACTCCCAAGGGAAACGCAAGCCTATTTTTCAGGAGACCATGAACAGCTTGGCACTGCTGTCTTGAaaagctgggcaccaccatcttggaa from Tiliqua scincoides isolate rTilSci1 chromosome 4, rTilSci1.hap2, whole genome shotgun sequence encodes the following:
- the NPBWR1 gene encoding neuropeptides B/W receptor type 1; this encodes MNNLSAHPDPNDSCIDVDVTCPQTGHHWHNLSVPQPIPRFYIAVPIIYSVISAVGLTGNSAVIYVILKAPKMKTVTNIFILNLAIADELLTLVLPINIADYLLLQWPFGEFMCKLIISIDQYNTFSSIYFLTVMSIDRYLVVVATIKSKKISYRTYRAAKTVSLCVWFFVTIIILPFSIFAKIHTEAGRTQCVFVFPSPESFWWKVSRLYTLILGFAIPVSTICILYSAMLYKLRRMHLHSNAKALDKAKKKVTIMVLIILGVCLFCWTPYHLSTVIALTTDIPQTPLIIGISYFITTLSYANSCLNPFLYAFLDDSFRKSFRKLVECGNSS